One Asticcacaulis sp. MM231 DNA segment encodes these proteins:
- a CDS encoding alpha-N-acetylglucosaminidase C-terminal domain-containing protein, translating into MFCNDVIDATRHLVSGDLDRLVQVAIKAYQTGDFQAGDKAVADLSDLTTRLDALLGYQQETLSSWIDDARAYGDTPAESAYYVENAKAQVSVWGGKGNLNDYASKAWQGMYKSFYLPRWLKLFSALRAGGFDQAAFTVSITTWEHDWVNDGQVYTRSKPSDPIAAARVLLARLEGEA; encoded by the coding sequence TTGTTCTGCAACGATGTGATCGACGCCACGCGCCATCTTGTCAGTGGGGACCTTGATCGGCTGGTGCAGGTGGCCATCAAGGCCTATCAGACCGGCGACTTTCAGGCGGGTGACAAGGCCGTAGCGGATCTCAGTGATCTCACCACCCGGCTTGACGCCTTGCTCGGGTATCAGCAGGAAACCTTGAGTAGCTGGATCGACGACGCCCGCGCCTATGGCGATACGCCGGCGGAATCGGCCTATTATGTCGAGAACGCCAAGGCGCAGGTGTCAGTCTGGGGCGGCAAGGGCAATCTCAACGACTATGCCTCGAAGGCCTGGCAGGGCATGTACAAGAGCTTCTATCTGCCGCGCTGGCTGAAGCTGTTCAGCGCTCTGCGCGCCGGCGGTTTCGATCAGGCGGCCTTCACCGTCAGCATCACCACGTGGGAACATGACTGGGTGAACGATGGTCAGGTCTATACTCGCAGTAAGCCATCCGATCCGATCGCTGCGGCGCGCGTCCTGCTTGCCCGCCTGGAAGGTGAGGCATGA